Sequence from the Bremerella volcania genome:
ATCGTCAGCAGGCGATCAATCTCGTCTGGCTGGGCCGGGCGGCGGAAGGCCCTCGTGGCGAATGCATCGAGGATCTTCCGAGCCGCATCTTGCGGCGCGAGTCTTGGGCTGGGCTCTGCGATGAAGATCTTCTCGTGCGCTTCCTGGCTGGGCACAATTCCCTGCGGAGAAACGGGGCCTGCGATCTCGAAAGACTTCCAACCCAAGTGGCGGAAGCGGTGATCGTTCTCGGCCCAGCTTGGGCCAATCTCGGCGTTGACGAACTCGACCGACAGATCGACCTCGCCGGCCGGCAGCCGCAGGGTGAGCACTTCCTCGCCGGGATTCTCGCGCACGCTCAGCACCGAGATCGACTTGCGCACCTGACCATTCACGCTGATTGCCAGGTCAGGCTGCCACTTGACCCACTGTGGTCCCTTGTGCCCCCAGGTGGCAAACGTCAACCGATACGTGCCGGCCTTGTCGATCGTCAGCGGAAAGTGATGCGTGCTGCTTAAGCGGAACAGGCGATAGCCGTTCACCACTTCGGTGGCCGGGGGAATGGGGCCATCTTTGCCACGCCCCTCGGGCATCTCCCCTTCCAGGTCGAAGTCGACCTTCGTCATATCAAACGAGAACGACTTCGGCTTGGTGTCGACTGCCCGCGAAAGCATCTCGTCGGCCGCGGCCAGGTACTTTTCCAACTGCAGCGGGGGAATCTCCAGCGCGGTCCCAATGTTGTTGAATCCAAAGGCCACCGGATCTTCCGGTAAGCCGACCGCCGTGGCCACATCGTAGTCGACCCCCAACAGGTCACGCATCGTGTTGTTGTACTGCAAGCGATTCAAACGGCGGAAAACGACCTGGCCGGGATCAGTCGACGGCTTTTCGTCCAGATGCTTGCCGAGGGACTCGGCCCAAGTGACCAGTGTTTTCCGCTCGGACTCCGAAGGTTGGTCTTCGTCTTTCGGGGGCATGAACTGGTCATTTTGCGTCTGAGCCATCTTTAGCCAGGTTCGCACGTGGGCAAACATTTGCCGCGGCGAATCGAACCGATCCAACGCGACATTGCCAGAAGGAGCGTCGCTCGTATGGCAGTGCAGGCAATATTGATCGAGAATAGGAAGAACGTCCGCGTGGAACTGCTCGGCGCTTTCCTGCAACGGCCCAGTGGCGAACTCCTCCGCTTGCGCACGGTAACCCACCGTTGCCCAAGTGCATCCGAGCCCTAGGATGCAAACAAAGATTGGCCGACAGAATCGCAACGTATCGATCACGCGAGAAGAATTTAGGGAAGGATGGGTAAAGGATGGGTGATAATTCATTCTACTCGTATGACCCGATCGGGCCAAAGGTTTCAAGCAGTAGCTTGCCCCCACCAACGACGAAATTCGGGAAAGGACAACCGCATGCCTGGATTAATGATTAAAGAGCTTAAGTCCCCCTTAGAGCTATCTGACTACGACTTAGGGGAGTTGAAGCCAGGTTACGCCAAGGTCGAGATGAAAGCCGCGGCACTGAATCACCGCGACTACTGGATCACGCAAGGCATGTACCCGGGAATCGAATTGCCCAAGATCCTCGGTTCAGACGGGGCAGGCATCGTTACCCAGGTTGGTAGTGATGCCGATAATAGCTGGCTCAACCAGGAGGTGATCATCAATCCCGGCTGGGACTGGGGAACCAACGAAGCGGCTCAATCGGCCGAGTTCACCATTTTGGGAATGCCCCACAACGGGACGTTCACCAGTCACATGCACGTGCCGATCGAGACCCTGCGAGCCAAACCGAAACACCTCAGCTGGGAAGAAGCAGCCGCGCTTCCCCTGGCCGGCGTCACCGCGTTCCGGGCTACGATGTCCCAGGGACAGTTGCGACCCGGTGAAAAGGTCTTGGTCAGTGGTATCGGCGGCGGGGTGGCAACGCTCGCCTTGCAGTTCGCCGTCGCGATCGGGGCGGAAGTTGCCGTCACGTCGTCGAAGCCTGAGAAACTGGCCAAGGCCAAAGAACTCGGCGCGGTCGCAGGCTTCAACTACCGCGAGGATGATTGGCACAAGAAAGCGGCCGGCGAGTTTGGTCGACCCAGTTTGATTATCGATAGCGCCGCTGGCAAAGGGTATGCCAATCTGATCGCCTTGGCCGCACCAGGCGGACGGATTGTGAACTATGGTGCCACGACCGGGCCTCCGGAAACGATCGACATGTTCAAAGTCTTCTGGAATCAATTGAAGTTGATCGGGACGACGATGGGTTCCCCCGCCGATTTCCGCGGCATGTTAAATCTTGTCGAGAAACATGAGATTCGCCCCGTGATCGATCAAGTCTTCAGTCTCGCCCAAGGCAACGAAGCTTTGTCCCGGATGGAACAAGGCGAACAATTCGGTAAGATCGTTTTGCGAATGTAATCATTCAACGCACTGCCTCTTGTGACCCAGCCCGCTGAAACCCCCACGACAGAAAGAGCATCATGAAGACACGCCCTCTCGGAAAATCAGGCATCGAAGCATCCGTCGTCGCTTTCGGGGCCTGGGCAATCGGTGGATGGACTTGGGGTGGAGCCGACGAGAAGGAATCGATCGCGGCGATTCACGCCTACCTCGATGCCGGCGGTAACCTGATCGATACGGCACCTGTGTATGGCTTCGGCCACAGCGAAGAAGTCGTCGGCAAGGCGATCGCCGATCGTCGCGACCAGGTCATCGTCGCCACGAAGTGCAGCATGCGGTGGGACCTGACCGATGCCCAGAAGAAGCGGGCTACCAAGCGTTTCAGCACCACCAAGCAAAACGTCGACTGGAGCGGTGAAAAGACCGACGAGAGCTTCGACGTCTACATCTACAGCGGCAAGGACGGCATCCGGGAAGAGGTCGAACGCAGCTTGAAATTGCTGCAAACCGACGTGATCGACCTGTACCAGACCCATTGGCAAATGGATAACACGCCGATCCAGGAGCGTATGGAGACGCTGATGGAACTGAAGAAGGAAGGCAAGATCCGCGCCATCGGGGTCTGCAACGCCACCCAGGAAGAGATGAACGCGTATCGCCAGTTCGGCCAGTTGGATACCGATCAGGAAAAGTATTCGATGTTGGACCGCGATATGGAAAAGACCAATCTCGATTACTGCGCGAAGCAGGACCTCGCGTTTCTGGCGTACAGTCCTTTGAGTCAGGGTCTGCTGACCGGCAAGATCACTCCGGATCGCAAGTACGACGAAGGAGACCAGCGCAACTTCAAGCCGCGTTTCAACCCCGAGAACGTCCGCCAGGTGCAAGCGATGCTTGAACCGATGCGGGCCATCGCCGACAAGCACGACGCCACCCTCGCGCAGCTCACCATGGCCTGGACGCTGGCCCAGCGAGGCTGCTCGCACGTGCTGTGCGGTGCCCGAACCCCGCAGCAAGCGGTCGACAATGCGAAGGCCGGCAGTATCGATCTGAGTGACGGCGAGATCGCCGAAATCACCAAGGCGGTCGAAAGCTACGACGGCGTGTAGGCAATTTGCTTCGCGTGAGGCATGCCTTCAGGATTGATTTCGAGTAATCTAAGGGCATATCACGAAATCCTCGGAGAGCGTCTTATGCGTGCCCGACGTTTGTTTCTCGTAGTTCTGTCTGCGCTGATTGTTTCTGGCGCCGCGTTGGCCGACGAGCCGAAGCTGCGCGATCGCTTGACGATTCCGCAGCAAGGGCATCTCGAACTGCAGCGGGCCATCATTGCCGATCTCGACGGGGTTCAGTTGAAGACTTTGGCTGACGTCGTCAAGCTGCGCGACCAGTTGGAAGCCATCCCCTACGATCGCGAGGAGATTCTGAAGTGGAAGTTCCTCGATCAACTCGGCTTCAGCGTCGTCAAGCTCGAGATCCCCCCTTCGCCACCGGGCGTGAAGATTGAATTGATCCAGGGGCCGGCGTGGACCACCACCATCTACGACTACACCCAGGAGGCCTACGTCGATCGCACCTCGTATGACACGACCGAGCATACCTATGCCCGCTCGCCGGTCTCCGAGGTATCGCTGCACCAGAATGGAGAGACGCAGTCGGTCGTCCATGGCGTTCCCCGCGAACCGCACGCCGACCGCTTCGTACCAGGCGACGTCCTAGCGCGGAGTACGCAGCTCTTGAGCGCTCCTTACTTGCTGAAGCAAACCGCCGGCAAGACCTTTCATGTGGCCGAGTTTTCGCAGTACGAGAAGTGGCTGCTGGTCGACCCCGATCAAGACGCGATCCTGGCAACGGCCGCGGTCGATAAGAAGAACAACCAGGTCTTTAATTGCTCGTTGTATCTGTATCTGCAGCCGTCGAGCGAGAAGTGCCGCTTTCAGATGCCCCGGCTGATTCTCAACTTCAATCTGCTGCCGGATGACGTCTGCCACGTGACGATGGTTCACTTCGATCAGGCCGACTTCGAGACGCCGATCAAACCGCAGCAGCTACAAGTGCCGGTCAAACAGGGAGCCCTCTACACGTCCAAGTCGGATGGTCGTGCGTTCCAACGGCGCTTGCCCAACGACGTCGAAGACATCTTGAACCTCTTTCCCGAGACGGTTCAGAAGATGATCCGCAAGCAGTAGAGCCCACGCCAGCCGAACCCGCGGTGCTCAATCTTCGTCCTTGTTGCCGAACGTGCCGAAGCCATCACTGTAGCCTCCAAACGGATCGGCCAGATCGTCCAGGCTCTCCTCGATGTCGAACACCGCGTCGACCGTCGCCAGGATGGTCTTGGTGCAGTAGCAGGTCCACTCGCCGGACTCTTCATCCTGCTCGACGCTCGTCTCAAACCCGATCTTGCGAGCCTCGTCGGCAACCTGATCGCCAGCTTCCTGGCTCGGCACGGCGACGAAGAAGTCCATCTCGATCGGCTTGGACAAGTCGGAGCCATCCGCTTCGATCTGCTTCAGGGCCTGGGCGGTGACGGCTTTTGCTTCGGGGTCGAACATGATTGCGGGTCCTTGTACGGTGGCAATTGAGCAGCGCTATATTCTACTCTTCCTCGAAATGACAACTGAATCCAGCCTGAGCGACCCACTGCGAAATAAACTCGAGGAATCGCGGGTATTCGTGACTATTCCATCCATAGAAGCAAACGTATATCTCCCGCTCTTTCAAGGCAACATAAATCGCTTCCCAAGTATCGTCAGCAAACTCTGGAAGCTGAAGACGCAACTCAGACGCAGTCTGGGAAAGCGGGATCATCCCGAAGTGCTTTAAAAGCAGGTCGAACAGCACGGCACTATCGCATTCTTCCAATGGTCGATCCAGCTTGGCAAAGTATTCCATTCCCATATAAGGGCTCCGAAAAGGGAAAATTTGACCGACCAATTCCAGTCGAGGATACTAAAAGGCCACCGAATTCCTTCCGTTTCCCTCCAGGTTCCACGTTCCATGAATCGCGTTTTATCGCTGTTTGCGGTCGGTCTGCTGCTGACGACTTGTTCTTCCCTGTTCGCAGCCGACAAGCCGAATGTGATCTTCATTCTGGCGGACGACCAAGGCTCGGTCGATGCCGGGTGCTATGGATCGAAGGACTTGCATACGCCGCACATGGACTCGCTGGCCGTGCATGGGGTTCGCTTGACGCAGTTTTACTCTGCCGCGCCGGTTTGCTCGCCATCCCGGGCCGGAGCGCTGACGGGGCGTTGGCCGGTGCGTGCTGGGGTGCCGAATAACTGCTCGTCGAAGAAGGGGGGCGGCGGTGCTTTGCCCAGTGAAGAAATCACCCTGGCCGAGATGTTCAAAGCCGCCGGTTACACGACCGCCCACATCGGCAAGTGGCATATCGGCTACACGCCGGAGACGATGCCGCTGGCTCAGGGGTTCGACTACTCGATCGGTCACATGGGAGGCTGCATCGATAACTACTCCCACTTTTTCTACTGGAATGGGCCCAACCGTCACGACCTGTGGCGCAACGGCGAAGAAGTCCACGAGGACGGAACCTACTTCCCGCAACTGATGGCGGACGAAGCGTGTGCGTTCATCGAAAAGAACCAGGACAAGCCGTTCTTCATTTACTACGCGATGAACACGCCCCACTATCCCTATCAAGGGGAAGCGAAGTGGCTCGAACATTTCAAAGAGGTACCGTACCCGCGAAATCTTTACGCCGCGTTCATCGCCTCGCAAGACGAACGGGTTGGCCAGGTGTTGGCCAAGCTCGATAAGCTCGACCTGCGGAAGAACACCATCATCATCTACCAGTCCGACAACGGTTACTCGACCGAAGAAAGGGCTCACTTCGGCGGCGGCAACAGCGGACCTTACCGCGGTGCCAAGTTCAGCATGTTTGAAGGAGGCATTCGCCTGCCCGGCATCATCAGTTGGCCAGGCAAGCTACCTGAAGGGGAAGTCCGCGATCAAATGGCCCATGCGTGCGACTGGATGCCCACCCTGGCCGAACTGACCGGCGTGAAGCTGCCGGAGACCCACCTCGATGGCCGCTCGATGGTCAACATGCTGAAAGATGCCACGGCGCAGTCGCCCCACTTCAATCATCCGCTGCACTGGCAGGTGGGCAACGGTCCGAATGCTGCCTGGGCCGTCCGGGCAGGCGACTGGAAACTGATCGCCAATACCCGCGATACGCATGAAGACGCTCAAAACGCCTCGTTCAAAATCTTCCTGGCCAACATCATGGAAGACCCTGGCGAAAAGAACAACCTCGCGGATCAACATCCGGACGTGGTCAAGCGACTGACGAAACTGCATGAGGAAGAGTTCGCGAAGTAAGGACTGCCACCCAGATAACCCTTTTCCCTAACGAGCCCCACCCATGAAATCCCTTCTCTCACTTCTCACCTTATTGACGCTCGCAGCATCTGTCTTCGCCGCCGAACCCAAGCGGCCGAACTTCGTGATCATCTACACCGATGACCTCGGCTACGGCGACGTTTCGACTTATCACGACTCGGACGTGGCCACGCCCAACATCGACAAGCTGGCCGCCGAGGGGATGACCTTCACGCAGATGCGGGCCAACTGCACGGTCTGTTCCCCTTCGCGCGCGGCGCTGCTGACCGGTCGATACCCTGACCTGGTCGGTGTGCCTGGGGTGATCCGCACCAATCGGGATAACTCGTGGGGCTTTCTCAAACAAGGTGTACCCACCTTGGCCGACGAGCTGAAGAAGCAAGGGTACACCACCGCGTGCATTGGCAAGTGGCATCTGGGGCTGGAATCTCCCAACACCCCCAATGAGCGCGGCTTCGATCACTTCCACGGGTTCCTCGGCGACATGATGGACAGCTACATCACCCATCGCCGCGAGGGGAACAACTACATGCGGTACAACGATCGCGAGATCGATCCCGAGGGGCATGCGACCGACCTGTTCGCTCAGTGGGCGCATCAGTACATCTGTACTCGCGGTGCCCACAAGCAGCAGCCGTTCTTTCTGTACCTGGCCTTCAACGCGCCTCATTTCCCGATCGAACCGCCGAAGGAATACCTCGACGCGGTGAAGAAGGCGAAGCCTGAGCTGGATGAGAAGCGGGCCAAGAACGTCGCGTTCGTGCAGCACCTGGATGACGCGGTGGCGAAGGTGCTTAAGGCGCTCGATACGTTCGGCCTGGCCGAGAACACGATCGTTTACTTCGGCAGCGACAACGGCGGCAGCCTGCCGCATGCTCAGAACAACGATCCGTGGCGCGACGGCAAGCAGAGCCACTACGACGGCGGGCTGAAGGTCCCATTCTTCGTGCGTTGGCCTGGCCACATTCAGCCAGGCAG
This genomic interval carries:
- a CDS encoding ribonuclease E inhibitor RraB translates to MFDPEAKAVTAQALKQIEADGSDLSKPIEMDFFVAVPSQEAGDQVADEARKIGFETSVEQDEESGEWTCYCTKTILATVDAVFDIEESLDDLADPFGGYSDGFGTFGNKDED
- a CDS encoding sulfatase-like hydrolase/transferase, whose product is MNRVLSLFAVGLLLTTCSSLFAADKPNVIFILADDQGSVDAGCYGSKDLHTPHMDSLAVHGVRLTQFYSAAPVCSPSRAGALTGRWPVRAGVPNNCSSKKGGGGALPSEEITLAEMFKAAGYTTAHIGKWHIGYTPETMPLAQGFDYSIGHMGGCIDNYSHFFYWNGPNRHDLWRNGEEVHEDGTYFPQLMADEACAFIEKNQDKPFFIYYAMNTPHYPYQGEAKWLEHFKEVPYPRNLYAAFIASQDERVGQVLAKLDKLDLRKNTIIIYQSDNGYSTEERAHFGGGNSGPYRGAKFSMFEGGIRLPGIISWPGKLPEGEVRDQMAHACDWMPTLAELTGVKLPETHLDGRSMVNMLKDATAQSPHFNHPLHWQVGNGPNAAWAVRAGDWKLIANTRDTHEDAQNASFKIFLANIMEDPGEKNNLADQHPDVVKRLTKLHEEEFAK
- a CDS encoding sulfatase family protein, whose amino-acid sequence is MKSLLSLLTLLTLAASVFAAEPKRPNFVIIYTDDLGYGDVSTYHDSDVATPNIDKLAAEGMTFTQMRANCTVCSPSRAALLTGRYPDLVGVPGVIRTNRDNSWGFLKQGVPTLADELKKQGYTTACIGKWHLGLESPNTPNERGFDHFHGFLGDMMDSYITHRREGNNYMRYNDREIDPEGHATDLFAQWAHQYICTRGAHKQQPFFLYLAFNAPHFPIEPPKEYLDAVKKAKPELDEKRAKNVAFVQHLDDAVAKVLKALDTFGLAENTIVYFGSDNGGSLPHAQNNDPWRDGKQSHYDGGLKVPFFVRWPGHIQPGSTSDYQGMNFDVFPTFVELAGGTPAEDLNAVSLVPLLEGKPMPKKPRDLYFVRREGGQRYGGKAYQAIIRDGWKLMQNDPYMPLELYNLNEDPQEQHDLAKTNRQKFRELQQALQKQIQAAGSVPWQ
- a CDS encoding zinc-binding dehydrogenase is translated as MPGLMIKELKSPLELSDYDLGELKPGYAKVEMKAAALNHRDYWITQGMYPGIELPKILGSDGAGIVTQVGSDADNSWLNQEVIINPGWDWGTNEAAQSAEFTILGMPHNGTFTSHMHVPIETLRAKPKHLSWEEAAALPLAGVTAFRATMSQGQLRPGEKVLVSGIGGGVATLALQFAVAIGAEVAVTSSKPEKLAKAKELGAVAGFNYREDDWHKKAAGEFGRPSLIIDSAAGKGYANLIALAAPGGRIVNYGATTGPPETIDMFKVFWNQLKLIGTTMGSPADFRGMLNLVEKHEIRPVIDQVFSLAQGNEALSRMEQGEQFGKIVLRM
- a CDS encoding aldo/keto reductase; the encoded protein is MKTRPLGKSGIEASVVAFGAWAIGGWTWGGADEKESIAAIHAYLDAGGNLIDTAPVYGFGHSEEVVGKAIADRRDQVIVATKCSMRWDLTDAQKKRATKRFSTTKQNVDWSGEKTDESFDVYIYSGKDGIREEVERSLKLLQTDVIDLYQTHWQMDNTPIQERMETLMELKKEGKIRAIGVCNATQEEMNAYRQFGQLDTDQEKYSMLDRDMEKTNLDYCAKQDLAFLAYSPLSQGLLTGKITPDRKYDEGDQRNFKPRFNPENVRQVQAMLEPMRAIADKHDATLAQLTMAWTLAQRGCSHVLCGARTPQQAVDNAKAGSIDLSDGEIAEITKAVESYDGV
- a CDS encoding DUF1592 domain-containing protein, encoding MGYRAQAEEFATGPLQESAEQFHADVLPILDQYCLHCHTSDAPSGNVALDRFDSPRQMFAHVRTWLKMAQTQNDQFMPPKDEDQPSESERKTLVTWAESLGKHLDEKPSTDPGQVVFRRLNRLQYNNTMRDLLGVDYDVATAVGLPEDPVAFGFNNIGTALEIPPLQLEKYLAAADEMLSRAVDTKPKSFSFDMTKVDFDLEGEMPEGRGKDGPIPPATEVVNGYRLFRLSSTHHFPLTIDKAGTYRLTFATWGHKGPQWVKWQPDLAISVNGQVRKSISVLSVRENPGEEVLTLRLPAGEVDLSVEFVNAEIGPSWAENDHRFRHLGWKSFEIAGPVSPQGIVPSQEAHEKIFIAEPSPRLAPQDAARKILDAFATRAFRRPAQPDEIDRLLTIFDMAQAEGSTFEESVRYSLKAVLVSPQFLFRMEQTPVGSDPQPVTDYELASRLSYFLTNTMPDDELFRLAEANRLHQPEVLKQQVARLLADERSQVFVHDFAGQWLHLDELDHALPSEEFFPEFTARTRHAMRTEVLMFMDHLVQENRSVIELLDSDYSFTNRDLTPIYRYGGYQQEFQKAEINKRRNPERGGLLGMGGILAMTSHVSRNSPTRRGKWVLDVLIGDPPAPPPPDVEQIDEGSDKNQAKSFRELLSLHADESSTCAGCHRKMDPLGFALDEFNPIGRFERERQGEKVNATGVLPGGRELNGVAQLKEILLEQKSHFVRNLTEQMMTYALGRELTYEDRPAVAAIVARLEKNDYKMQELIFGIVESYPFQYQRGADQRVTLNP